A genomic window from Salvia hispanica cultivar TCC Black 2014 chromosome 5, UniMelb_Shisp_WGS_1.0, whole genome shotgun sequence includes:
- the LOC125188835 gene encoding NADP-dependent malic enzyme, chloroplastic-like, whose translation MFSFNGTSFLNNTLSCGVSKQSSQRKISAPSVVVASVSSNGIPADRNVSVLVRDNAPSSSPSQSRVTEIEPASTVGGGVEDVYGEDTATEDQYITPWTLTVASGYPLLRDPHYNKGLAFTVKERDAHFLRGLLPPVVVSQELQVKKMMANMRQYQVPLQRYMAMMDLQERNERLFYKLLIENVEELLPVVYTPTVGEACQKYGSIFRQPQGLFISLKEKGRILEVLRNWPEKKIQVIVVTDGERILGLGDLGCQGMGIPVGKLSLYSALGGIRPSACLPVTIDVGTNNEQLLNDEFYIGLRRRRATGKEYAELLDEFMNAVKQNYGEKVLIQFEDFANHNAFDLLAKYGTTHLVFNDDIQGTASVVLSGLITALNLVGGTLSDHRFLFLGAGEAGTGIAELIALEISKQTNVPVEEARKKIFLVDSKGLIVKSRVETLQHFKRPWAHEHEPVRTLLDAVKVIKPTILIGSSGAGRTFTKEVVEAMSAFNEKPVILSLSNPTSQSECTAEEAYTWSEGRAIFASGSPFSPVEYNGKFYASGQANNAYIFPGLGLGLIISGAIRVHDDMLLAASEALAEQVSQENLDKGLIYPPFSNIRKISAQIAARVAAKAYELGLATRLPQPENLEKYAESCMYSPNYRNYR comes from the exons ATGTTTTCCTTCAATGGGACCTCTTTTCTG AACAATACTCTGTCATGTGGCGTGTCGAAGCAATCTTCACAGAGGAAGATATCAGCTCCAAGTGTGGTGGTAGCTTCTGTGAGCTCAAATGGCATTCCTGCAGACCGAAACGTCAGCGTTTTGGTGAGAGATAATGCTCCCTCCTCATCACCTTCGCAGTCGCGGGTGACGGAGATTGAACCGGCATCTACCGTTGGCGGCGGCGTGGAAGATGTTTACGGCGAGGATACCGCCACCGAGGATCAGTACATCACCCCTTGGACTCTCACTGTAGCTAG TGGATATCCATTGTTGCGCGACCCACACTACAACAAAGGCCTCGCCTTTACAGTGAAAGAAAGGGATGCCCACTTTTTACGTGGCCTTCTCCCGCCTGTGGTTGTAAGCCAAGAGCTCCAG GTTAAGAAAATGATGGCCAACATGCGACAGTATCAAGTGCCATTGCAGAGGTACATGGCTATGATGGATCTTCAG GAGAGAAATGAAAGACTGTTTTATAAACTTCTCATTGAAAACGTCGAGGAGCTGCTTCCCGTAGTCTACACCCCGACTGTTGGTGAAGCATGCCAAAAGTACGGGAGTATTTTCCGGCAGCCCCAGGGTCTCTTCATCAGTCTGAAAGAAAA GGGAAGGATTCTTGAGGTATTGAGAAATTGGCCTGAGAAGAAGATTCAAGTTATTGTGGTGACGGATGGTGAGCGGATTTTGGGTCTTGGAGATCTTGGCTGCCAG GGTATGGGGATACCCGTTGGGAAGCTTTCATTGTATTCAGCCCTTGGTGGCATTCGTCCATCTGCT tgcttgcCCGTAACCATTGATGTGGGGACGAACAATGAGCAGTTGTTGAATGATGAATTCTATATCGGACTGAGGAGAAGGCGTGCAACTGGAAAG GAGTATGCTGAGCTTCTAGACGAGTTTATGAATGCAGTGAAGCAGAACTACGGAGAAAAAGTCCTAATCCAG TTTGAAGATTTTGCAAACCACAATGCTTTTGATCTTCTTGCTAAATATGGAACTACCCATCTCGTTTTTAATGACGATATTCAG GGCACGGCATCTGTGGTCCTTTCCGGGCTCATAACAGCGCTGAATTTAGTCGGGGGCACCTTGTCCGATCATAGGTTCTTATTCCTTGGAGCTGGAGAG GCTGGCACTGGTATTGCAGAGCTCATAGCTCTTGAAATATCAAAACAG ACAAATGTTCCCGTGGAAGAGGCTCGCAAGAAGATCTTTCTCGTCGACTCAAAG ggtttgattGTTAAATCTCGTGTTGAGACGCTTCAACATTTTAAAAGGCCGTGGGCACATGAACACGAACCTGTCAGAACTTTGTTAGATGCTGTGAAG GTCATCAAGCCGACAATATTGATAGGATCGTCAGGAGCAGGAAGAACCTTCACAAAAGAAGTGGTCGAAGCAATGTCTGCCTTCAATGAG AAACCCGTCATTCTCTCTTTGTCAAACCCAACCTCACAGTCCGAGTGTACGGCTGAGGAAGCTTATACATGGAGCGAG GGCCGAGCCATTTTCGCTAGTGGGAGCCCTTTTAGCCCGGTTGAATATAATGGCAAATTTTATGCATCCGGCCAG GCAAATAATGCCTACATCTTTCCCGGACTTGGTCTCGGTTTGATAATCTCTGGTGCCATCCGTGTTCACGATGATATGCTTCTCGCAGCTT CGGAAGCATTAGCCGAACAGGTTAGCCAAGAGAACTTAGACAAAGGGCTCATATATCCGCCATTTTCGAACATCAGGAAGATTTCAGCCCAGATCGCGGCCAGAGTAGCAGCGAAAGCCTATGAACTCG GTTTGGCGACTCGTCTGCCTCAGCCAGAGAACCTCGAAAAATATGCAGAGAGCTGTATGTACAGCCCCAACTACCGCAACTACCGTTAA
- the LOC125188834 gene encoding protein PAF1 homolog: MASYRPFHPPPQSTFAPPPPPPPSSNQNPPPPPPPAAAPRGGSQYSQNWGPYNGGIGSNYNYQHPGYGSSSSQQHFNPQQQPYQFPPPPPPPESSSYPPPPPPPQSAYYPSSQYSQFNQPPPPPPPPSSPPPPPPPLQPSSPPPLPPSTGASRERTQPNSAVSSRKEQKPPLSNKRPGGRVETEEERRVRKKREFEKQKQEEKLKQHLRESQNKVLQKTQMLASGAKGHGSITGSHMGDRKSTPLLGGDRIENRLKKPTTFLCKLKFRNELPDPSAKMKLLSLKRDPDRYCKYQITSLEKNWKPQLHVEPDLGIPLDLLDLSVYNPPKGERIPLDPEDEELLRDDDPITPIKTDGIKTKERPTDKGVSWLVKTQYISPLSIESSKQSLTEKQAKELRESRGRSLLENLNSRDRKIQDIVASFEECKTKPVHAVNRHLQPRRVLPLLPDFDRYEDHFVVATFDSAPTVDSEIYRKLTAADRDEYEQKAIMKSYASTSTDPERQDRFLAYMVPSVDEIEKDIYDETEDVSYSWVREYHYDVRGDDVDDPTTYLVSFGNTEARYLPLPKKLILRKKRAREGKSTEEVEQFPVPRSITVRKRTKVDIRELVEEEDYVPLKGNLNSRSGRDGSMDRGLTRLRRMSSQDMEPDNYSGAEDDLSE, translated from the exons ATGGCGTCGTACCGGCCATTCCATCCGCCGCCGCAGTCAACGTTTGCTCCGCCACCGCCTCCTCCACCGTCGTCGAATCAGAAcccgccgccgcctccaccACCAGCAGCTGCGCCGCGCGGCGGAAGTCAGTATTCTCAGAATTGGGGTCCCTACAACGGCGGCATTGGGTCGAATTACAATTACCAGCATCCAGGCTATGGATCGTCTTCATCGCAGCAGCATTTTAACCCTCAACAGCAGCCGTATCAATTTCCGCCTCCGCCCCCTCCACCGGAATCATCTTCTTATCCTCCCCCGCCGCCACCGCCTCAGTCTGCCTACTACCCATCATCTCAGTATTCACAGTTTAATCAGCCACCACCTCCACCGCCTCCTCCTTcgtctcctcctcctccaccgcctCCGCTGCAGCCCTCATCGCCTCCACCATTGCCTCCTTCCACGGGTGCGAGTAGGGAGCGTACGCAACCCAATTCTGCAGTGTCATCGAGGAAGGAACAGAAGCCTCCATTGAGTAATAAAAGACCAGGCGGGCGGGTTGAGACAGAGGAGGAGAGAAGggtgaggaagaagagggaATTTGAGAAGCAGAAGCAAGAGGAAAAACTCAAGCAGCATCTTCGAGAGTCACAGAATAAAGTTCTGCAGAAAACCCAAATGTTGGCCTCTGGAGCTAAGGGCCACGGCTCCATTACTGGATCACATATGGGTGACAGAAAGAGCACTCCATTGTTAGGCGGTGATAGAATCGAAAACCGGCTGAAGAAGCCAACCACCTTCCTCTGCAAGTTGAA GTTTCGGAATGAACTGCCTGATCCATCTGCAAAGATGAAGCTTTTGTCATTAAAAAGGGACCCTGATAG ATACTGTAAATATCAAATCACATCATTGGAGAAGAACTGGAAGCCTCAGCTACATGTTGAACCTGATCTCGGGATACCGCTGGACCTTCTTGACCTGAGTGTTTACAA TCCTCCCAAAGGTGAAAGGATACCCCTCGATCCTGAAGATGAGGAGTTATTGCGTGATGATGATCCTATAACCCCAATTAAGACTGATGGTATTAAAACGAAAGAAAGGCCTACAGATAAAGGTGTCTCTTGGCTTGTTAAAACACAATACATATCGCCCCTGAGTATTGAGTCCAGTAAGCAG TCTTTGACAGAGAAGCAAGCAAAAGAATTGCGAGAATCTCGAGGTCGGAGCCTCTTGGAGAACCTCAACAGTAG GGATAGAAAAATTCAGGATATTGTGGCGTCTTTTGAGGAATGCAAGACCAAGCCTGTCCATGCAGTTAATCGCCATCTACAACCGAGAAGGGTCCTCCCACTTTTGCCTGATTTTGACAG gTACGAGGACCACTTTGTGGTTGCAACTTTTGATAGTGCTCCAACTGTGGATTCAGAAATCTACAGAAAATTGACTGCAGCTGATCGTGATGAGTACGAACAGAAA GCAATCATGAAAAGTTATGCATCAACAAGCACGGATCCTGAAAGGCAAGATAGATTCTTAGCGTACATGGTGCCATCAGTAGACGAG ATTGAGAAGGATATATACGATGAAACTGAAGATGTCTCATACTCATGGGTCCGCGAGTATCACTATGAT GTTCGAGGTGATGATGTGGATGATCCCACAACGTATCTTGTGTCCTTTGGCAATACAGAAGCCAGATACTTG CCCCTTCCAAAGAAGTTAATCCTAAGGAAAAAGCGTGCGAGAGAGGGAAAATCTACTGAGGAGGTGGAACAATTTCCAGTGCCAAGATCAATAACTGTAAGGAAACGAACCAAAGTTGATATCAGAGAATTGGTAGAAGAAGAG GATTATGTACCATTGAAGGGTAATCTAAACTCAAGAAGTGGAAGGGACGGCAGCATGGATAGAGGACTCACTCGACTGCGTAGGATGAGTAGTCAGGACATGGAACCCGATAATTACAGCGGTGCCGAGGATGACTTGTCCGAATAG